In the genome of Streptomyces sp. NBC_00433, the window GCCTGGTCACCCAGCTCAGCGGCCTCGCCGTCGACAAGCTGCCCAACCACGCGGAATTGACCACGGCGCTCACCAAGGCCTGGCAGGCGTCCGCCGCCGCCGACGGCCACTACGCGGCATGGGCCGACCAGGCCGCGGGCGGTGGCAAGGTCTGCAAGAGCGGCCACGCCCGCAACACCCCGGAGGCGCAGGCGGCCAACAACCAGAGCATCACGGCCACCAGTCAGAAGAAGGCCGCGGTGAAGCTGTGGAATGCCATCGCTTCCAAGTACGGCCTCACCCAGCGGCAGTACAGCCAGCTCTGAGCCTTCGGGCCGGCAGGCACGTACCCGCACCGCATGGCCATGGGAAAGGGCCAGGGCACCAGGCCCTGGCCCTTTCCCATGGCCATGTACGCCGGCCGTCTCAGCCGGGGCCACCCCAGCCGGCCGTCGCGTCAGCCGATGCTCGAAGCCGTCTTCAGCGTCGCCGCCACGTCCACGAAGTCCGACCCCTCCTGCACCAGCTTGCCGTTCTTGACCACCTGGTAGGTGACCTTGGAGTCGACGAGCCTGGCGTGGTCGGGGATGTCGAGCAGGTCGGTGTCGGTCCAGCCGAGGTCGGGGGTGAGCCCGCCGGTGGACAGCTTGGTGGTGTGGTCGAGCGCCTTCTGCACGGAGTCGGCGTCGATCTCCGCGCCCTCCTTCATCGACCTGATCACCTTCGCGAAGACGGTGTAGGCGATCCACGTGGTCTGCACCCCGGGGTCGGCCACGTCGATACGGTCGTCGGAGAAGGCGTACTTGTTGACGACCGCCTTCATCTCGTCCCACTTGGGGTCGGACGCCGGCGGATACCAGTCGGTGACCACGGCGTTCTCCAGCGGGCTGTGCGGGCCGCCGGTGGCGTCCACAAGGGACTGCTGGACGCTGCCTATCACCGAGGACAGCCTGACCCTCGGCGGCTTGTTCCCGAGCCTGCGCAGCGAGTCGAAGAAGGTGCTGGTGTGGTCGCCGAGCACCGCGGACACGCAACTGGTCGACTTGTTGTCGCCGATCGCCCGCTGTGCCACGTCGGTGTAGTCCGAGGCGTCGTCCTTGGCGGGCAGGTCGCGGGCGGGGGTGCGGCCGCCGGCCGAGAGGCCCTGGTCGAGGAAGATCGGGAACTGGTCGCCCGTGATGGTGTCCGGCCGCACCAGCGCCACCTTCTTGCACATCCGCGACAACTGCGAGCCGCTGCCCGCGAGAAGCGCGGGCAGCCCGCCGTTGACCGGGTACGACAGCGGGCTCTGGAATTCGTCCTGCGTGATGCCGTAACCGCCGACATAGGCGATGTTGTTTGATTCCAGCGCCGTGGTGAAGGAGCCGCCCTGCTGGCTGTACGAGCCCACGACGGCGACCGCGTGCGCGTCGGCGGCCTGCTGGGCGCACTGCGACACCGCGACCGAGTCGTTGCGCTCGTTGCAGGTCAGCACCTTGAGCTTGCGGCCGCCCAGCCCGCCGGAGTCGTTGACGTAGTGCTCGAAGGCCTGCGCCATGGCGAGCATTCCCGGCATATTGGTCGCCCTGGTGTTCTCCGGTGCCCACGTCATCACCACGATGGGCCCCCGGGAGCCGCCCGCGCTCCCCGGGATCACACCACAGCCACTGAGCAGCGCACCTGCGGCCAGCAGTGGGACGACAGCCTGGCGAGCCTTGCACGTGCGCCGATCAGTCATAGGTACGGAAGATTCCGGTCCGTGCCCAACGTGGGGGTGACCGCAAGGGAACGGGCGGTCACTTTCAGGTGAATTACAGGTGCCGACGTTCGATTGCGTACGATTGTCCGTCGTGCAAGGTTCGGAGAAGTCTTCCCGTCGCGGCCGTGTCTCCTCCACGATGGGAGGCATGCCCCTCAACGACATGCCGTGGTGGCGCTGGCGCAGCAATGTGCGCTCGGCGCTCCACATGATCAGTGACCCCGTCTTCCAGCGCGAGGTCTGGCAGACCGGGCGCGCGGGCTACGGCGACGTCACGGACGCCGTCTACCGCCTTGTCGAGGACACCTGGCTCGACAACTGGTCGGCGGACAAATACGTCGGCACCATATTCCGCGACGCGCAGGAGGCGGCGCTGGTCGACGTCGCGGTGCTGCGGGTGCTGAAGATCCTGCACCAGGTGGGGGCGGACGCGCCGGCCTCGGCGTATCTCGAGCACCCCGGCTGGCCGGACGCGGTCCACGCCGCGCGCGAGGCGCACGTCCTGATGGCCGGCGCGGACGGCGAGGACCCCGACAGCCCGCCGCGCTCGCTGGAGGTGCTGGCGATCTACACGCGTTCCGCGTGACGGACACCGCGGCACGCGCACAGGCGCGTGTGCGAGGCTGACGGGGTGAACGAACAGCCGTCGCAGCCGCCCGTCGAACCGCAGTACGTCCTGACCCTGTCCTGCCCCGACAAGCAGGGCATCGTGCACGCGGTGTCGAGTTACCTCTTCATGACCGGCTGCAACATCGTGGACAGCCAGCAGTTCGGCGACCGCGACACCGGGCTGTTCTTCATGCGGGTGCACTTCGCCGCCGAGCCCCCCGTCGACGTGGACAAGCTGCGTGCCAGCTTCGCGGCGATCGCCGACGCCTACCACATGGACTGGCGGATCCACCCGTCCGCCGAGCGCATGCGCATCGTGCTCATGGTCAGCAAGTTCGGGCACTGCCTCAACGACCTGCTCTTCCGCACCAGCATCG includes:
- a CDS encoding ABC transporter substrate-binding protein yields the protein MTWAPENTRATNMPGMLAMAQAFEHYVNDSGGLGGRKLKVLTCNERNDSVAVSQCAQQAADAHAVAVVGSYSQQGGSFTTALESNNIAYVGGYGITQDEFQSPLSYPVNGGLPALLAGSGSQLSRMCKKVALVRPDTITGDQFPIFLDQGLSAGGRTPARDLPAKDDASDYTDVAQRAIGDNKSTSCVSAVLGDHTSTFFDSLRRLGNKPPRVRLSSVIGSVQQSLVDATGGPHSPLENAVVTDWYPPASDPKWDEMKAVVNKYAFSDDRIDVADPGVQTTWIAYTVFAKVIRSMKEGAEIDADSVQKALDHTTKLSTGGLTPDLGWTDTDLLDIPDHARLVDSKVTYQVVKNGKLVQEGSDFVDVAATLKTASSIG